AGGCCCGTGGGGCTCGGAGGGTCCCAGGTCCTGTGCTTCACCGTGGCCTCTGGTCCAGGCGCTCCTATATGCTGGACGCGGGTCGCACACCGTTCCCAGCCAGGGTGCAGACGCTGGGGCAGCCAGGACCCCACAACCGCCGCCACGCAGACTACTGGAGCCCAGATGCCCACAAGGAGTCAGGGCCCAAAAGTGAGCtgtggggaaggagcagggaggcccaGAGGGTTCCCGGTGGGGTCcatggggaaggagcagggaggcccaGAGGGTTCCCGGTGGGGTCCatggggaaggagcaggcaggCCCAGAGGGTTCCCGGTGGGGTCcatggggaaggagcagggaggtCCAGAGGGTTCCCGGTGGGGTCcatggggaaggagcagggaggcccaGAGGGTTCCCGGTGGGGTCCATGGGGATGGAGCAGGGAGGCCCAGAGGGTTCCCGGTGGGGTCCATGGGGATGGAGCAGGGAGGCCCAGAGGGTTCCCGGTGGGGTCCATGGGGATGGAGCAGGGAGGCCCGGAGGGTTCCCGGTGGGGTCcatggggaaggagcagggaggcccgGAGGGTTCCCGGTGGGGTCCATGGGGATGGAGCAGGGAGGCCCGGAGGGTTCCCGGTGGGGTCcatggggaaggagcagggaggcccaGAGGGTTCCCGGTGGGGTCCATGCCCCGCCACTTACCGCGGAGACCTGCCTCCTGCTCCCCCATCACATGGAAACTACCACGGCTTCTCCGAAGCTCCCTGGGACCGCATGGCCGCTTCTGCTGGCTGGGACCGCGCCATCGCTTCTGGACGCCGCGGCTTCTGCTCGTTGGGACACGACTCCTCTTCTGCTTCATGGGACCGCGCCACCGCCTCTAGCTGCCGCTTTCGCTCTCTCCGACCACACCGCCATGGCTTCTGCTTGCTTCAAGGACGCCGCGGCTTCTG
The DNA window shown above is from Callithrix jacchus isolate 240 chromosome 18, calJac240_pri, whole genome shotgun sequence and carries:
- the LOC128930959 gene encoding uncharacterized protein LOC128930959 → MDPTGNPPGLPAPSPWTPPGTLRASLLHPHGPHREPSGPPCSIPMDPTGNPLGLPAPSPWTPPGTLWASLLLPHGPHREPSGPPCSFPMDPTGNPLGLPAPSPWTPPGTLWASLLLPHGPHREPSGPPCSFPTAHFWALTPCGHLGSSSLRGGGCGVLAAPASAPWLGTVCDPRPAYRSAWTRGHGEAQDLGPSEPHGPLN